A region of Ignavibacteriales bacterium DNA encodes the following proteins:
- a CDS encoding zinc ribbon domain-containing protein encodes MSEYIKCSYCGEEITDDSDFCPHCGVLFTKAGQEFCDLHTLEPGAGVCIICRKLCCEECGTKVRGRFLCSAHRKVKVEQDWAEIFRSTEISDAELVKSILESAGHKVLVQNFNSIGFIWDGGGDSPISRSNINKPAKVYVPIPEFLDAVEEIIEWKSSETDMNDAESEL; translated from the coding sequence ATGTCAGAATATATTAAATGTTCGTATTGCGGCGAAGAAATTACAGATGACAGCGATTTCTGCCCACATTGCGGAGTGCTGTTCACGAAAGCCGGCCAGGAGTTCTGCGATTTGCATACGCTGGAACCTGGAGCAGGTGTTTGTATTATCTGCCGTAAACTTTGTTGTGAAGAATGCGGTACTAAGGTTCGCGGACGTTTTCTTTGTTCTGCGCATCGAAAAGTGAAAGTGGAACAAGATTGGGCGGAAATATTTCGTTCGACAGAAATATCCGATGCAGAGCTGGTAAAATCGATTTTGGAATCAGCCGGACATAAAGTATTAGTGCAGAATTTTAATTCCATCGGATTTATTTGGGATGGCGGAGGCGATTCGCCCATCTCGCGCAGCAACATCAACAAACCGGCGAAAGTATATGTCCCTATTCCGGAATTTTTAGATGCAGTGGAGGAAATTATAGAGTGGAAATCATCGGAAACTGATATGAATGACGCAGAATCTGAACTATAG
- the pruA gene encoding L-glutamate gamma-semialdehyde dehydrogenase encodes MPHKPFKNEPLTDFSKPANRKAMEKALANVKAILGKEYPLVIGGEEIRTDDKLQSINPSRPNEVIGVFSKANPDLANKAIESAVKKFEEWKWVDSKKRAEYLFKAAKLMRRRKHEFSAMLIYEVGKTWPEADADTAEAIDFLEFYAWEMLRYSNKQPITKIPDEKNELRYIPLGVGVVVPPWNFALAILAGMTSAAVVAGNTVVLKPSSDSPFTGWMFFKLMREVGLPAGVINFIAGSGATVGDVLVAHPKTRFVSFTGSKEVGIHINELAAKVQPGQRWLKRVIAEMGGKDSIVIDDQTDLDAAVHAVMVSAFGFQGQKCSACSRAIVVEKVYDKFLDLLKVKVDKLKTGSSDDPANYLGPVVNKSAEEKILSYIQKGIQEGGRLICGGGKAEGDGFFIKPTVIADVDPLGTISQEEIFGPVLAVIKVKDFDQALEVANNTEFGLTGGIWTKNRKKIEKAKKRFHVGNFYVNRKITGAFVGVHPFGGFNMSGTDSKAGGRDYLLLFMQAKSLSEKIK; translated from the coding sequence ATGCCGCACAAACCTTTTAAGAATGAACCATTAACCGATTTTTCCAAACCGGCAAATCGGAAAGCGATGGAAAAAGCGCTCGCCAACGTGAAAGCGATACTGGGAAAGGAATATCCTCTCGTTATCGGCGGAGAAGAAATCCGCACTGACGACAAATTGCAATCCATAAATCCATCCAGGCCGAATGAAGTGATTGGAGTGTTCTCGAAAGCGAATCCCGATCTCGCGAATAAAGCCATCGAATCTGCAGTAAAGAAGTTTGAAGAATGGAAATGGGTTGATTCGAAAAAACGAGCCGAGTATCTTTTCAAAGCCGCCAAGCTCATGCGGAGGCGCAAGCACGAATTCAGCGCGATGCTGATTTACGAAGTCGGTAAGACGTGGCCCGAAGCCGATGCTGATACGGCAGAAGCAATCGACTTCCTTGAGTTTTACGCGTGGGAGATGCTGCGTTATTCTAATAAGCAGCCTATTACAAAAATTCCTGATGAGAAAAATGAACTAAGGTACATTCCGCTCGGTGTCGGTGTTGTTGTGCCGCCATGGAATTTTGCACTTGCAATTCTTGCAGGTATGACATCAGCCGCTGTCGTTGCCGGCAATACAGTCGTGCTGAAGCCATCCAGCGACTCACCGTTTACCGGTTGGATGTTTTTTAAGTTGATGCGTGAGGTTGGATTACCGGCGGGCGTTATTAACTTTATAGCTGGCTCCGGGGCGACGGTTGGCGATGTGCTTGTTGCACATCCGAAAACAAGATTTGTATCGTTTACCGGATCAAAAGAAGTCGGTATTCATATCAATGAACTTGCGGCAAAAGTTCAACCCGGACAACGATGGCTCAAGCGCGTCATTGCAGAAATGGGCGGTAAAGATTCTATCGTTATCGATGATCAAACTGATCTCGATGCGGCAGTTCATGCGGTCATGGTCTCGGCGTTCGGTTTTCAGGGACAAAAATGTTCTGCTTGTTCCCGTGCAATCGTGGTGGAAAAAGTATACGATAAATTTCTCGATTTATTAAAAGTAAAAGTTGATAAACTCAAAACCGGTTCGTCGGACGATCCGGCAAATTATTTAGGTCCGGTGGTCAATAAAAGTGCTGAAGAAAAAATTCTTTCGTACATCCAAAAAGGAATCCAAGAAGGCGGCCGATTGATTTGCGGCGGCGGGAAAGCTGAAGGAGACGGGTTCTTTATTAAGCCGACAGTTATTGCCGATGTCGATCCTCTGGGAACGATTTCACAGGAAGAGATATTTGGTCCGGTGCTTGCTGTCATCAAAGTGAAAGATTTCGATCAAGCACTTGAAGTGGCAAACAATACAGAATTCGGTCTCACCGGCGGCATTTGGACAAAGAATAGAAAAAAGATTGAAAAAGCGAAGAAGAGGTTCCATGTTGGCAACTTTTATGTGAATCGAAAAATCACCGGCGCGTTTGTCGGCGTGCACCCCTTCGGCGGATTTAATATGTCCGGTACGGACTCAAAAGCCGGAGGGCGGGATTACTTACTGCTCTTTATGCAAGCAAAGTCGTTATCCGAGAAGATCAAGTAA
- a CDS encoding BamA/TamA family outer membrane protein translates to MPGLKYALFLTFLVTQSADAQSSVFLFQPDSVTIAANPEFQASSLHRFLFGSLWRDTWTTPVKVEILNLDSSAGILTFDTLLIRSHQGIVTRSLLFKDKNGNAQTFTPNYQDSASSLPQELSILLPRDIIDDQMSTLNPFASLVVAPILQAAGLAFRESRLISLPDNKDFDKNNLQAGGRLGILEGPWRIPFTNIASPQSELFETSSILESLENDLHNRVDELHYLKARLIDILLGDWDRSADQWQWLKVQTPTSIIWEPVPLAHRQALVRLNGLLPLIADLAFPELEHCGENISSVENTTLTGRTLDRRLLISFPKQTWDSLANWIQIQISDSVLIQSISKLPVPILEKEGKSILQILQARRAQLPMAASEFYKLSSAYVEIHGSNKAERVEIRRIGRHMVSVALYDRVDTSQTPLYQRLFHDDFTKEIRLLLLDGDDKATIEGEENGTMKIIVDGGSGKNELVDMSKSRRVFSNLNLFASAGAVFYNNNSVLRTKMGSNTPVIRNWGSEWSFSPWLDINPDDGLFIGGGPVYTQYGYRMEPYTKQISVRAGVATETGRYRLDATGEFRDWFRGISTFLQFHASQLDLSNFFGLGNETTYSPSLDHSEFYKVDQRQVFFRATVDFAIAANTSAEFGSTIKLIDNNPKPGTLLDALQLSYYNKSLTFLNLSARIQADSRDADKLPTRGLFMKAEVSYLPKMFDNANTFYKLRCETRTYFTPVNIQALTIAVRAAGEKIWGNHPFFESAFLGGNESLRGFERQRFAGDASLQGGMELRARVAQIPFLVPLWAGISGFVETGSVFIDGEQSHNWHNAVGGGVWFSIIKPEYLVSFSFARSKDEVTFYATLGFTF, encoded by the coding sequence ATGCCTGGATTGAAATACGCTCTTTTTCTAACATTCCTTGTTACTCAAAGCGCAGATGCACAATCCAGCGTCTTTCTTTTCCAACCCGATAGTGTAACGATAGCCGCCAATCCGGAATTTCAAGCAAGCAGTCTCCATCGGTTTTTATTCGGTTCACTTTGGCGCGATACGTGGACAACACCGGTAAAAGTAGAAATTCTGAATTTGGATTCTTCTGCCGGCATTCTTACCTTCGACACGTTGCTCATACGATCACATCAGGGGATCGTTACTCGCTCACTACTCTTTAAAGACAAGAACGGAAACGCGCAAACATTTACGCCGAACTATCAGGATTCCGCTTCTTCACTCCCTCAAGAGTTATCAATTCTGTTGCCGCGAGATATTATCGATGACCAAATGAGTACATTAAATCCATTTGCATCACTCGTCGTTGCCCCAATTCTACAAGCAGCGGGGCTGGCTTTTCGAGAATCACGTCTTATCTCTCTACCAGACAACAAAGACTTTGACAAGAATAATCTGCAAGCCGGAGGAAGGCTTGGAATTCTTGAAGGACCATGGCGCATTCCATTTACAAACATCGCATCTCCTCAGAGTGAATTATTTGAAACATCGTCGATTCTGGAATCGCTGGAGAATGATCTCCACAATAGAGTTGATGAATTGCATTATCTCAAAGCTCGGCTTATCGATATTCTCCTTGGCGACTGGGATCGCTCGGCGGATCAATGGCAATGGCTCAAAGTACAAACCCCGACAAGCATCATTTGGGAACCCGTACCGCTTGCACATCGACAAGCACTTGTTCGGTTGAATGGTTTGCTCCCTCTTATAGCCGACCTTGCGTTTCCAGAGCTGGAACATTGCGGTGAGAATATTTCCAGCGTCGAGAATACCACGCTCACAGGACGTACTCTCGATCGCAGATTATTAATATCTTTTCCAAAACAAACTTGGGACTCGTTGGCGAACTGGATTCAGATTCAGATATCCGATTCCGTTCTCATACAGTCAATATCAAAATTACCTGTCCCGATATTAGAAAAGGAAGGAAAATCGATTCTACAGATTCTTCAGGCTCGGCGCGCACAATTGCCGATGGCAGCGAGTGAATTCTACAAGTTGTCATCGGCATACGTGGAAATCCATGGCAGCAATAAAGCAGAACGCGTAGAAATTCGCAGGATCGGTAGGCATATGGTTTCCGTTGCACTATATGATCGTGTCGACACATCACAGACACCTCTCTACCAGCGATTGTTCCACGATGATTTCACAAAAGAGATTCGTCTGCTGCTCCTTGATGGTGATGATAAGGCGACAATCGAAGGAGAAGAAAACGGCACTATGAAAATTATTGTCGATGGCGGTAGCGGGAAGAATGAACTTGTCGATATGAGCAAAAGCAGAAGAGTATTCTCCAACTTGAATCTTTTTGCTTCTGCAGGTGCAGTTTTTTATAATAATAATTCAGTATTGCGTACCAAAATGGGCAGCAATACTCCAGTGATCCGCAATTGGGGCAGTGAGTGGTCGTTCAGTCCGTGGCTGGATATCAATCCTGATGACGGGCTGTTCATCGGCGGTGGACCTGTCTATACGCAATATGGCTATCGTATGGAACCATACACTAAACAAATTAGTGTGCGTGCCGGAGTTGCAACGGAAACCGGACGCTACCGCTTAGATGCGACTGGAGAATTCCGGGATTGGTTTCGCGGTATAAGTACATTCCTTCAATTCCATGCTTCACAGCTCGATTTATCAAATTTTTTCGGACTGGGCAATGAAACGACGTACAGCCCATCACTCGACCATTCTGAATTTTATAAAGTTGACCAAAGGCAGGTATTTTTTCGCGCTACAGTCGACTTCGCAATCGCCGCCAACACATCTGCAGAATTCGGCAGTACCATCAAGCTTATCGACAACAACCCAAAACCGGGCACACTCCTCGACGCTCTCCAACTTTCTTATTATAATAAAAGTCTGACATTTTTAAACCTTTCTGCCCGTATTCAAGCAGACAGCCGTGATGCAGACAAGTTACCGACCCGCGGTTTGTTTATGAAAGCAGAGGTTTCCTATCTTCCGAAAATGTTCGACAATGCAAACACATTCTACAAACTCCGGTGTGAAACTCGGACATACTTTACGCCTGTGAACATTCAAGCATTAACAATTGCTGTAAGAGCAGCCGGGGAAAAGATATGGGGAAACCATCCTTTCTTTGAGTCTGCTTTTCTTGGAGGCAACGAATCGCTGCGCGGATTCGAACGTCAACGTTTTGCAGGCGATGCTTCGTTGCAAGGCGGCATGGAGCTTCGCGCGCGCGTAGCACAGATTCCATTTCTCGTTCCGCTCTGGGCAGGAATTTCGGGATTTGTTGAAACAGGCAGCGTCTTCATCGATGGTGAACAATCTCACAACTGGCATAACGCTGTCGGTGGTGGGGTATGGTTCTCAATCATAAAACCGGAATATCTCGTCAGTTTTAGTTTTGCCCGTTCGAAGGATGAAGTTACGTTCTATGCAACACTTGGATTTACGTTTTGA
- a CDS encoding NADH-quinone oxidoreductase subunit C: protein MNWAEIKNLQSISLNEIPRLHIDDLRNQLIEKIKSGRRLVQYFADKETDGIAMYAIVADDNNSRLSVASSKINFQSHYHSFTSEIPSASLFERELFEQFEITPEGHPWLKPVRHGIAGIDQRETPYEFFSMTGEEIHEVGVGPIHAGIIEPGHFRFSCHGEKIYHLEIEHGFQHRGVEALFIKNNNRPVYLEKLSESIAGDTVIGHCGTFVRAMESAGKISVSRTVKTIRTIALELERIAVHLGDLSALSGDVAYLTGNSVFGALRTKVINTTMSICGNRFGRGLLAIGGVHYTISSQLQDKILATINELEDDVLLAGEVLFTSASTLERFEKTGIIEKETAREIGMVGPAARASGVAIDVRADHPFGAYESFPVHKLTLDNGDVFARAYIRFVEIQQSVKIIRDQLNNLSEGESKNIVSSLQPNRFVVSLTEGWRGEIAHVLLTDNDGNIKRLKIKDPSFNNWLALALAVRDEGISDFPLCNKSFNLSYCGIDL from the coding sequence TTGAATTGGGCCGAAATAAAAAATTTACAATCAATCTCATTGAATGAGATACCGCGGCTGCATATTGACGATTTACGAAATCAGCTCATAGAGAAAATTAAAAGCGGTAGGCGATTGGTGCAATATTTCGCCGATAAAGAAACCGACGGAATTGCGATGTACGCGATCGTTGCTGATGATAATAACTCAAGATTGAGTGTCGCTTCCTCAAAGATTAATTTTCAATCACACTATCACTCTTTTACATCCGAGATACCTTCCGCATCGTTGTTTGAACGTGAACTATTTGAACAGTTTGAAATCACACCGGAAGGACATCCCTGGCTCAAACCCGTCCGGCATGGAATTGCCGGAATTGATCAGCGTGAAACACCCTACGAATTCTTTAGCATGACCGGCGAAGAAATTCATGAAGTGGGTGTAGGCCCAATTCATGCAGGCATTATCGAACCCGGCCATTTCAGATTTTCCTGCCACGGTGAAAAAATATATCATCTTGAAATCGAGCACGGCTTCCAGCATCGCGGGGTTGAAGCGCTCTTCATAAAGAATAACAATCGCCCTGTCTATCTCGAAAAGTTATCGGAATCTATTGCCGGCGATACAGTTATTGGTCATTGCGGTACATTTGTCCGTGCGATGGAATCTGCTGGAAAGATATCGGTTTCGCGAACAGTAAAAACGATACGTACGATTGCCCTTGAACTGGAACGGATCGCTGTTCATCTTGGCGATTTGTCCGCACTCTCTGGTGACGTTGCATATCTGACAGGTAATTCTGTGTTTGGCGCGCTTCGCACAAAAGTTATCAATACAACAATGTCCATTTGCGGCAACAGATTCGGCAGGGGATTGTTAGCAATTGGCGGTGTTCATTATACGATCTCTTCGCAGTTGCAAGACAAAATATTGGCAACAATCAATGAACTTGAAGATGACGTGCTTTTGGCGGGTGAAGTCTTGTTCACGTCAGCATCTACTCTGGAACGATTTGAAAAGACCGGAATTATAGAAAAAGAAACAGCAAGAGAAATTGGCATGGTTGGTCCTGCGGCACGAGCAAGCGGTGTCGCAATCGATGTACGTGCAGATCATCCGTTTGGTGCCTATGAATCTTTTCCCGTTCATAAATTAACGCTGGACAACGGGGATGTATTTGCAAGAGCATATATTCGTTTTGTAGAGATTCAGCAATCCGTTAAAATAATTCGTGACCAATTGAATAATCTTTCAGAAGGTGAGTCAAAGAATATTGTATCCTCGCTTCAGCCAAACCGTTTCGTCGTTTCCCTGACCGAAGGATGGCGCGGTGAAATTGCTCACGTACTGCTCACGGATAATGATGGGAACATCAAACGTTTGAAAATCAAAGATCCTTCATTTAATAACTGGCTTGCTTTGGCATTGGCTGTCCGCGATGAAGGGATCTCCGACTTTCCGTTATGCAACAAGAGTTTCAACCTTTCCTATTGTGGTATTGATTTGTAA
- a CDS encoding proton-conducting transporter membrane subunit yields MPILFGLWSVIARNKLVNRIALIGSAVLYVVIAAAQWMNIEWYVLPTWFLTYFQFDTIGLYFFSIMTLVFGSAAVYSLFYFKIHALSAKQEAVYIIEILFFIVSMSGVILSTHLASLWVFIEASTLTSAMLIYFEKKKSSLEAAWKYIFICSIGIALAFVGIIVLSIGSRHIDSLFFKDLYARASEINPFWLKVSFAFIFVGLGTKIGVAPIHAWLPDAHSEAPSPVSALLSGALLNSALLGLLRVQEIFIHARLDDFSNFLFLITGFLSLMVSAVFMLRLKNYKRMLAYSSIENMGILFIGIALGKYGIFAALLHTLAHSLSKASLFLTSGNILQLYKSKRIEEVNGLLQTDPRTGWLWIISMLAIIGFPPFPVFISKFLIVRAFWLSGMSWLAIPFFLFLVIIMFGMGGTVFKMAFSDVQTANAGSKKFAAYAYAPQLVLLLILCIIGINMPKQVLDLLNGAVGFFQ; encoded by the coding sequence ATGCCGATACTATTTGGATTATGGAGTGTGATAGCAAGAAATAAACTTGTGAATCGCATTGCTTTGATCGGTTCTGCCGTTCTGTATGTTGTCATTGCTGCGGCACAGTGGATGAATATTGAATGGTACGTGCTGCCGACATGGTTTTTAACATACTTTCAATTTGATACGATAGGACTCTACTTCTTTTCAATTATGACACTCGTCTTTGGCAGCGCCGCAGTGTACAGTCTTTTTTATTTTAAAATACATGCGCTCTCTGCAAAGCAAGAAGCTGTCTATATTATTGAAATTCTGTTTTTTATTGTCTCTATGAGCGGCGTCATTCTTTCAACACATTTAGCCTCGCTTTGGGTTTTTATTGAAGCGTCGACATTGACAAGCGCAATGTTGATTTATTTTGAAAAGAAAAAATCATCCTTAGAGGCTGCGTGGAAGTACATTTTCATTTGTTCCATTGGAATTGCGCTGGCGTTTGTCGGCATCATCGTGCTTTCTATCGGCAGTCGGCACATTGATTCGTTGTTCTTCAAGGATCTCTATGCTCGCGCTTCTGAAATAAATCCGTTTTGGCTCAAGGTCTCGTTTGCATTCATTTTTGTTGGATTGGGAACGAAAATTGGTGTTGCACCAATCCATGCATGGCTGCCGGATGCCCACTCCGAAGCACCTTCGCCTGTCTCTGCGCTGCTTTCCGGGGCACTGTTGAATTCCGCTCTTCTTGGTTTGCTTCGTGTTCAGGAAATATTTATTCATGCTCGGTTAGACGACTTCTCGAATTTTCTTTTTCTCATTACCGGTTTTCTTTCTTTGATGGTGAGTGCTGTTTTCATGCTGCGATTAAAGAATTACAAGAGAATGCTTGCGTATTCTTCCATCGAGAACATGGGCATCCTTTTCATTGGAATTGCACTTGGCAAGTACGGAATATTCGCCGCTCTTCTTCATACGCTTGCTCATTCACTCTCAAAGGCATCATTGTTTCTGACGTCAGGCAATATCCTGCAATTATATAAAAGTAAAAGGATTGAAGAAGTGAATGGATTGCTTCAAACAGATCCGCGGACCGGCTGGCTTTGGATTATTTCCATGCTTGCTATCATCGGCTTCCCGCCGTTTCCTGTTTTCATCAGCAAATTTTTAATTGTAAGGGCTTTTTGGTTAAGTGGAATGTCTTGGCTTGCAATCCCATTCTTCTTGTTTCTCGTGATTATCATGTTTGGTATGGGCGGCACTGTATTCAAAATGGCTTTTAGTGATGTACAAACAGCCAATGCGGGAAGTAAAAAATTTGCTGCCTATGCTTATGCGCCTCAACTGGTGCTGCTTCTCATTCTTTGTATCATCGGAATAAATATGCCGAAGCAAGTCCTTGATTTGCTCAATGGCGCTGTTGGATTTTTTCAATAA
- a CDS encoding NADH-quinone oxidoreductase subunit H: MMTKIFVFAITCVLPFLFIGIINKTKARWAGRKGASVFQPYYDFLKLLRKGEVISKTTSFILKIAPSVNIAAALFAMLFIPIPFIGSIIHFPGDFIVFTYTLGLAKFMLVLAALDTGSSFEGMGASREVTFSTLVEMAFFIVLGTLALLTNQISFEAIFAMLTVSAGYSLLVKILLVASLFIMLLAEGSRVPVDDPNTHLELTMIHEVMILDYSGPDLAFMVYAAGMKMMLIAMLIANLCIPPYFPSIAALCLFFGVLIFIYIAVGAVESLIARSRMSHVPQFIFLMTALSLTAFAVVAFFLRGGLS; the protein is encoded by the coding sequence ATGATGACGAAGATATTTGTTTTTGCGATAACCTGCGTTTTGCCTTTTCTTTTTATTGGCATTATCAATAAAACCAAAGCCCGATGGGCTGGCAGAAAAGGCGCGTCGGTTTTTCAACCGTACTATGATTTCCTGAAACTCCTCCGCAAAGGAGAGGTCATAAGTAAAACAACTTCCTTTATATTAAAGATTGCCCCTTCTGTAAATATTGCGGCAGCACTCTTTGCGATGTTGTTTATTCCAATTCCATTTATTGGGTCGATCATCCATTTTCCGGGAGATTTCATTGTATTCACATATACACTTGGATTGGCAAAATTTATGCTGGTGCTTGCAGCGTTAGATACCGGCAGCAGTTTTGAAGGAATGGGAGCGAGCAGAGAGGTTACATTTTCAACCTTGGTAGAGATGGCATTCTTTATTGTTCTTGGCACACTTGCCTTATTGACCAATCAGATCTCGTTCGAGGCAATATTTGCGATGCTGACTGTGAGCGCTGGTTATTCACTCTTGGTAAAAATTCTTTTAGTGGCTTCATTGTTTATTATGCTCTTAGCTGAAGGCAGCCGAGTTCCGGTTGATGATCCCAACACGCACCTCGAACTTACCATGATTCACGAAGTAATGATTCTCGACTACTCCGGCCCTGATTTAGCTTTTATGGTTTATGCTGCCGGGATGAAAATGATGCTCATTGCAATGTTGATTGCAAATTTATGTATTCCGCCATATTTTCCATCGATCGCTGCGCTCTGCCTCTTTTTCGGGGTTCTTATCTTTATATATATAGCCGTTGGAGCGGTTGAATCGCTCATTGCGCGTTCGAGAATGTCGCATGTTCCACAATTCATTTTCCTTATGACAGCTCTTTCTTTGACAGCGTTTGCAGTCGTTGCATTCTTTCTGCGCGGAGGTCTTTCATGA
- a CDS encoding proton-conducting transporter membrane subunit, protein MAEKGGREYMISLLIGTALFSVGGFVALFLKEKFKSIAFIVFAVIAQLCILPSVIGILLSGGQIDAQFFFSEPIGISFLRLDPLAALFSLIISLGALFAAVYSHGYMKMYAGDTSDLSSYYFFLGLMSSSMLLVVIVQNALLFLVVWETMSLTSFFLVNFEHKKEEVRKASIYYLVAMQIGAAFLIAAFGWSSAIAGSLDFNSFKSVVCNSGSSSIFIFILFFLGFGTKAGFVPMHTWLPKAHPAAPTGVSALMSGVMIKMGVYGILRILLLVGVPDYRLAYGVIVMSIVTGIYGVANAIAQHDLKKLLAYHSIENIGILGMGIGIGMLGLVYNNTPIAALGFLGALLHTINHFTFKSVLFYGAGIVYSQTHTRDIDKLGGLSKYLPFTSILFLIASLAISGMPLLNGFISEFVIFLGLARSFSINNIAFNIAALMGLSGLALIGTMALLCFTKVYGICFLGTPRSELHFTPEEKEYSLLLPMAFLVFAMIVIGVFPVFAIKLLSSAVGQFLPDASHTAMPEIISLMTTISTSLSIFIILIGSFFTIRTVLLRKRSVQVFKTWDCGYQKESSRMQYTASSFAQPFLQLTAELVPQKVQVHKEQVLFPTRASFESHAQDFSERVLIQPSIRLLNNFLNKFSWIQSGRMQQYIIYGLIFLVFLLLWIWGGK, encoded by the coding sequence ATGGCAGAAAAAGGAGGCCGTGAATACATGATTAGCTTGCTCATCGGTACGGCGCTTTTTTCTGTCGGAGGATTCGTTGCTCTTTTTCTCAAAGAAAAATTTAAATCGATAGCGTTCATAGTATTTGCCGTAATTGCTCAATTATGTATTCTCCCAAGCGTCATTGGAATTCTTTTATCCGGTGGACAGATCGATGCGCAATTCTTTTTCTCTGAACCTATCGGAATATCATTTCTTCGATTGGATCCTTTAGCTGCACTTTTTTCTCTCATTATTTCTCTCGGCGCATTGTTTGCCGCCGTTTATTCCCACGGCTATATGAAAATGTATGCTGGAGATACATCAGACCTTTCATCTTACTATTTCTTCTTAGGATTGATGTCATCTTCAATGCTTTTAGTCGTCATAGTTCAAAATGCTCTGCTCTTCCTTGTTGTTTGGGAAACGATGTCGCTTACCTCGTTCTTTCTTGTCAACTTTGAACATAAGAAAGAAGAAGTGCGCAAAGCAAGTATCTATTATCTCGTTGCAATGCAAATTGGTGCTGCTTTTCTCATTGCAGCATTCGGTTGGTCTTCCGCCATCGCAGGTTCGCTCGATTTTAATTCTTTTAAAAGTGTTGTCTGCAATTCGGGCAGTTCTTCAATCTTCATTTTTATTCTTTTCTTTCTTGGATTTGGCACAAAAGCCGGATTTGTGCCTATGCACACGTGGCTGCCTAAAGCGCATCCCGCAGCTCCGACTGGTGTGTCGGCGCTCATGTCTGGTGTAATGATTAAAATGGGCGTTTACGGAATTCTGAGAATTCTTTTACTGGTCGGTGTTCCAGACTATCGTTTGGCGTACGGGGTTATTGTCATGTCGATTGTCACCGGTATCTATGGTGTGGCAAATGCTATAGCACAGCACGATCTTAAAAAATTGCTTGCATATCATAGCATAGAAAACATCGGCATCCTCGGGATGGGAATTGGCATTGGTATGCTTGGTTTAGTGTATAATAACACACCTATTGCGGCACTCGGCTTTCTTGGAGCTTTGTTGCACACGATCAATCATTTTACTTTTAAGAGTGTTTTGTTTTATGGAGCTGGAATAGTGTACTCACAAACTCATACAAGAGATATTGATAAACTCGGCGGTCTAAGCAAGTATTTGCCATTTACATCTATCCTGTTTTTGATTGCCTCACTCGCAATTAGCGGCATGCCGTTACTGAACGGATTTATTAGTGAATTTGTAATATTTCTTGGCCTCGCAAGAAGCTTTTCAATCAACAACATTGCATTCAATATTGCTGCTCTCATGGGACTATCCGGCTTAGCGCTTATTGGCACAATGGCTCTTTTATGTTTCACCAAAGTTTATGGAATTTGTTTTTTAGGCACACCTCGATCAGAGTTGCACTTCACACCAGAAGAAAAAGAATATTCACTCCTTCTCCCAATGGCCTTTTTAGTCTTCGCCATGATCGTGATCGGTGTTTTCCCTGTATTTGCAATCAAGTTGCTGTCATCCGCCGTCGGACAATTTCTACCAGATGCATCTCATACAGCAATGCCGGAAATTATTTCGTTGATGACGACAATATCGACCTCACTCTCTATCTTCATTATTTTGATTGGGTCCTTTTTTACCATAAGAACTGTTTTACTGAGAAAAAGGTCTGTGCAAGTTTTCAAAACTTGGGATTGCGGATACCAAAAAGAAAGTAGCCGTATGCAATACACGGCTAGTTCTTTCGCTCAGCCGTTCTTACAGTTGACTGCCGAGTTGGTCCCGCAAAAAGTGCAAGTTCATAAAGAACAGGTGTTGTTCCCAACGCGCGCTTCGTTTGAAAGTCATGCGCAAGATTTTTCGGAGCGAGTACTTATTCAACCATCCATACGGTTATTGAATAACTTCCTCAATAAATTCTCATGGATTCAAAGTGGAAGAATGCAGCAGTATATTATTTACGGGTTAATCTTCTTAGTCTTTCTTCTTCTTTGGATTTGGGGCGGCAAATGA